The following nucleotide sequence is from Paracrocinitomix mangrovi.
ACCAATCTTTACAACTGATGAAACAGAAGGATGTAATCCGTCTACTTTCATGTTCTGGGATTTAACTGATGTTGCTCAACCTGGAATTACAGATTCAATTCACTGGTTTATTAATGGTGTACATTATAACTGGGACAATACAATGGTAGATGATACCTTATCAATTGAATTCAATCAGGTTGGAACTTATGACGTATATATGGAAGTTTATTCTCAATATGGATGTCACAATGACACAACTATCTATGAGTACATAACTATCCATGATGTTCCGGTTCCATTGTTCTATATCAATCCTAACCCTACAAACATGTTTAATACCGGAGTTGATATGAATAACGTAACAGCTGGTGCTAATAATACTTACCAATGGTATTTCCCAGGATCTGTTACACCTGGAACTTCAACTGTTGAGAATCCAAGTGCATTATATCCTGAGGGAGTTGTTGCTGAGTATCCGGTTCATTTAGTTGTAACTAACGAATGGGGATGTGTTGACTCAACTACTGCCTTGTTAGATGTTGTATCAGATGTATTATTATATGCTCCAAATATCTTCACTCCTGATGGTGATGATTACAATGAAAGTTGGAGAGTTTATATTGATGGAATTGACATTTATGACTTCCACTTAACTATGTTCAACCGTTGGGGAGAACCGGTTTGGGAATCTTATAACCAAATCGCTTCATGGAACGGAAGCTACGGTGGAGGAGCTTTAGTGCCTGACGGAACTTATGTATGGGTGATTGAGTGTAGAGAAATCAACACCGATAAGAAATACGAATTCCGTGGACACGTAACTGTTTTGAAATAACAATTATCTAATTCATAAAAAAAGCCTTCTGGAAATTCCAGAAGGCTTTTTTGTTTTAGTATTCTTCTGCTAATGTATTTTCTACCATTTGTTCTAAATCCGCCAATTGGATTTCAATAAAATCCCTCTTCTTAATAATGTATCGATTCCAAAATGATTTAAACTTTACATCACTTAGCTTATCAGCAAAATAATAATAGTGACCTTTCTTTTCAACAATTGCAATAACAAGATCGCTAGTTGTTGATCCACATGGATAATATTTGCTTTTATTAGATTTAATTAAATCACCACGTCGTACAATGTTGGGATCTTTTGTAACAAGATATCCCTTACTGTAGTCAAATCCTTTTGTTTTTACAACCAAGCCCTCATCAGCAAATAAGCTTTTTAACATGTTTTTTGTATTAGCTATCATTTCTGCTGCAGGTGATAAAACAGGAGCGTCTAAATTAACGCTTGGCATACTCCTGGTTTTAAATTCATAATAACCCTCATTCTCATTAAATGTTAATGGTGTATCAGATTCAACCCATGTAGTATCTCCATTAATCACTTTTATATCATACAACTTAAAACTTGTATCTAAATCATTTGCAGGAATTCTAACTGTAATTTCTTTATCCAAATCAACAGATTGACCTTGAACAAATGCATTGGCAAATAGCATTCCTCCTGATCGCAAGCAAGAACCTCCATCAGTTATAGTAGCCAAATTCATACTGATCATTGATGAAAGTGAATATGATTCCTGAATCCTAAAATTCACCTCACTGTTTTCAAATTCTTTAAAAGAATTTGGAGGAATTATCAATTGAGTTCCTTCTTTGCCATATATTATTAGATCTTCCTCCTTTTCTTCTTCAATAATTTCCTTTTCAATAACAGGATCCTTAAAATAAATGATCATATCAACTCTCCTATTTTTTGCCTGTCCAAAACTGTTTGAATTTGAAAATGCGGGCTTTTCTTCACCGTCATTTACCACAGTTTTTATTTTATCTTCTACACCAACTGTTGACAACAATTCTATTACCGTTCCCAATCTGTTTTTTGCAAGTGTTTTATTGTAACTATTTCCAGCATGATGATCTGTATGTCCGGTGAGTTGAATTTTAACTACCTCTTTTCCATTTAGCTGATTTTGAATCCTACTTATAAATTCATTTTTAGAAATTTCATTCACTTCATACTTGTCAAGATCAAAAAATATAGTGTCACAATAAGTGCTTTGCCCATTTGAGATAAAATGTGTCATTATAATAACCACGAATATTGTTAGCTGCTTCATAATTTTAATTTTTGATGTTTTTTCTTTGCAATCCCAACAATTGAAGAATCAATTGTATCCGGCATAGTTTTTATGTTGGATTTTTAAAATGGTAACCAAAAGCTTAAAAAGTATCTCTATTTTTACCACCTATGAAGAACAAACTGAAAGCAATATTTTTTAAGCTTCGCTTTAACTTAAGTGCATCCAATAATTTTTTGTTTATGATGTACTACAAGTATTTTTATAAGCCGAAAGATGGAAGCATTGAATTGCTATTAAGTGATTTTTCAAAAAAAATAGGAACCTCTTTTAATGTCATCCAGATTGGTGCAAATGATGGGATTACTCATGATCCAATTCATAAGTTTATTAAAAGAGATAAATGGAATGGTGTTTTACTGGAACCTCAACGCTATGTATATGAGGAATTTTTGAGTAAAATTTATAAGAAACATTCCAACATTCATACTTTAAATGCTGCTTTAGGTGAAAAGGATGGCAAAGCTAAAATCTATAAAATTGGTTTCACAAATGCCAGATGGGCAACCGGATTGACTACATTCGACAAAGCAACTCTTGAAAAAGCTTTTACAAATGGTCATGTTCAAAGAAAATGCAGTAAAGAAGGCACTCAAATCCCAGAGGATAAATCTTTGCATATAATTGAGGAAGAAGTTGAAATTATAAGTGCTGCAAGTATTATTAGTAGATACCATTTTGAACATATTCACTTATTAATGATAGATACAGAAGGATTTGACTACGAGGTAATCAAAATGTTTAATATCTCTAAAAACAAACCTGATTTGGTAATTTATGAAAAGAGTCACTTAAGTGAAGAAGATCAAGTGGCTTGTATTCAACTTTTAAAAGATAACGGCTATAAAGTGTTTTCACAAGATGCAAATACGGTGGCATTGCAAGCATCAATTGAAGGATTTGAGACTTTTTTTAACTAATTATCAGAAGGATCAAAGTTTTCGTCTATCTTGTATTGTTGCGAAATCTCTCCTGTCAGCCTCAACAAGTCATAATGCGTTTGAAGTAAATCATACAAGCGGTCATAATAGTTAAGAACAGCT
It contains:
- a CDS encoding OmpA family protein encodes the protein MKQLTIFVVIIMTHFISNGQSTYCDTIFFDLDKYEVNEISKNEFISRIQNQLNGKEVVKIQLTGHTDHHAGNSYNKTLAKNRLGTVIELLSTVGVEDKIKTVVNDGEEKPAFSNSNSFGQAKNRRVDMIIYFKDPVIEKEIIEEEKEEDLIIYGKEGTQLIIPPNSFKEFENSEVNFRIQESYSLSSMISMNLATITDGGSCLRSGGMLFANAFVQGQSVDLDKEITVRIPANDLDTSFKLYDIKVINGDTTWVESDTPLTFNENEGYYEFKTRSMPSVNLDAPVLSPAAEMIANTKNMLKSLFADEGLVVKTKGFDYSKGYLVTKDPNIVRRGDLIKSNKSKYYPCGSTTSDLVIAIVEKKGHYYYFADKLSDVKFKSFWNRYIIKKRDFIEIQLADLEQMVENTLAEEY
- a CDS encoding FkbM family methyltransferase: MKNKLKAIFFKLRFNLSASNNFLFMMYYKYFYKPKDGSIELLLSDFSKKIGTSFNVIQIGANDGITHDPIHKFIKRDKWNGVLLEPQRYVYEEFLSKIYKKHSNIHTLNAALGEKDGKAKIYKIGFTNARWATGLTTFDKATLEKAFTNGHVQRKCSKEGTQIPEDKSLHIIEEEVEIISAASIISRYHFEHIHLLMIDTEGFDYEVIKMFNISKNKPDLVIYEKSHLSEEDQVACIQLLKDNGYKVFSQDANTVALQASIEGFETFFN